A single Anopheles arabiensis isolate DONGOLA chromosome 2, AaraD3, whole genome shotgun sequence DNA region contains:
- the LOC120896968 gene encoding G-protein coupled receptor moody, whose protein sequence is MDLFDTGHPEHSNFTNNGSSDAIPLYTGYPRVLLNIATVTCIAYMVVGVPGNLLTIVALVKSKKTRNATAVFIMNLSFSDLLFCCFNLPLAASTFWHQAWLYGDLFCRLLPMMRYGLLAVSLFTILAITINRYIMIGHQRLYQRIYRTKNLCLMVAFTWILGFGSLLPTWHEKWGKFGLDINIHSCSILPDSQNNSPKQFLFFIAFALPCLAIIVCYARIFYIVRSTALRTKDLPGDNLDENSVEDVSSAVSNQQQQQQQPAPHPGQYAGSSATITPEKDLPAPPPLSYINFSQHDADWHYIDSSTENEIFCSTSSSTEDVSHRAVDVKPTHNHHTVLDHCDCSGNRSPPDQTEEEGYLENSNVKSRNQPRYANASGPGVRRNASNVNARKRKKHLNTSGASIMSAGKMSAKDKKLLQMILVIFLAFLVCYLPITVVKLFRPSVQVLNVVSYLLIYLTTCINPIIYVVMSREYRQAYSDLVLCRTYEIAKSKCKQHKAANVLRFASKC, encoded by the exons ATGGATCTGTTCGATACTGGTCATCCGGAGCACAGCAACTTCACCAACAACG GATCCAGCGATGCGATACCGCTCTACACCGGATATCCACGGGTGCTGCTCAACATCGCAACGGTGACGTGCATCGCGTACATGGTCGTCGGCGTGCCGGGCAATCTGCTGACAATAGTGGCCTTGGTCAAGAGTAAGAAG ACGCGGAACGCAACGGCCGTCTTCATTATGAATTTATCGTTCTCCGATTTGCTGTTCTGCTGCTTCAACCTGCCGCTGGCCGCGAGCACCTTCTGGCACCAGGCCTGGCTGTATGGGGATTTGTTCTGCCGGCTGCTCCCGATGATGCGGTACGGGCTGCTGGCGGTCTCGCTGTTTACCATACTGGCCATCACAATCAATCGCTACATTATGATCGGCCATCAGCGGCTGTATCAAAG AATCTATCGTACGAAAAATCTCTGTCTGATGGTGGCGTTTACCTGGATACTTGGCTTCGGTTCGCTGCTGCCCACGTGGCACGAAAAGTGGGGCAAGTTTGGTCTCGACATTAACATTCACTCCTGCTCGATACTGCCTGATAGTCAGA ACAACTCACCGAAACAGTTCCTGTTTTTCATCGCGTTTGCCCTGCCCTGTTTGGCGATCATTGTTTgttacgcacgaatattctaCATTGTACGATCGACCGCGCTGCGAACCAAAGATCTGCCAGGCGACAATCTGGACGAAAACAGCGTGGAGGATGTGTCCAGTGCAGTgagcaaccagcagcagcaacaacaacaaccagccCCGCATCCGGGCCAGTACGCCGGCTCGTCAGCAACGATCACTCCGGAGAAGGATCTGCCAGCACCGCCGCCCTTGTCGTACATCAACTTTAGTCAACACGACGCCGACTGGCACTACATCGATTCGAGCACGGAGAATGAAATATTCTGCAGCACCAGCTCATCGACGGAGGATGTCTCACACCGGGCAGTGGATGTGAAGCCGACCCACAACCACCACACGGTCCTCGATCACTGCGATTGTAGTGGCAATAGG AGTCCGCCAGACCAAACCGAGGAAGAAGGATATCTGGAGAATAGCAACGTGAAGTCGCGCAATCAGCCACGGTACGCAAACGCATCCGGGCCGGGGGTAAGGCGCAACGCGAGCAATGTAAATGCGCGAAAGCGCAAGAAGCATCTGAACACATCCGGCGCCTCGATCATGAGCGCGGGCAAGATGTCCGCCAAGGACAAGAAGCTGCTGCAGATGATACTGGTGATCTTTCTGGCGTTTCTCGTGTGCTATCTACCGATCACGGTGGTGAAGCTGTTCCGTCCCAGCGTGCAGGTGCTGAACGTGGTGTCGTATCTGCTGATCTACCTGACCACCTGCATCAATCCCATCATCTACGTGGTAATGTCGCGCGAGTACCGGCAAGCGTACTCCGACCTGGTGCTCTGCCGTACGTACGAGATCGCTAAAAGCAAATGCAAGCAGCATAAAGCGGCCAACGTGCTTCGCTTTGCGTCGAAGTGTTAA
- the LOC120894962 gene encoding G-protein coupled receptor moody-like isoform X2, which produces MDELINGTLQRLPFDDGGRWSNVTSVLPTIDTASAGEETDFPDETSRFSRPLLTFAAVATITIMVTGIVGNLLTIVALLRCPKVRNVAAAFIISLCIADCLFCIIVLPFNAMRFIQGTWMHGETLCTLITFMQYGSVGVSLLCITMISINRYIMIAHYSIYPKVYKTSWIMVMIVACWLFSYGFQLPTLFGVWGKFGYNHQLGTCSILPDDEGRSSKTAMFIIAFIIPCMIIVICYSRIFCVVHKSDKRMKNHSKSQCNIPNNLRSAADPASPLSAGSSSSANNNSISYTASSSAVKVAGAARTAADARDAKARRNEWRITKMVLAIFLSFVMCYLPITISKIVDKNVSVPVLHIIGYIMLYLSACINPIIYVIMNKQYRQAYKTVIFCKPSRLLGFGGSSVGDSPHPQHLVAIQDS; this is translated from the exons ATGGATGAACTCATCAACGGAACGCTCCAGCGTCTACCATTCGATGACGGGGGACGATGGAGCAACGTTACTTCCGTTCTGCCAACGATCGACACGGCGTCGGCCGGGGAGGAGACCGACTTCCCGGACGAAACCAGCAG ATTTTCCCGCCCATTGCTAACGTTTGCTGCCGTCGCGACGATCACAATTATGGTCACAGGAATTGTGGGCAATTTGCTTACGATTGTCGCACTGCTCAGATGTCCCAAGGTGCGAAATGTGGCGGCCGCCTTCATTATCAG CCTGTGCATAGCGGATTGTCTGTTTTGCATCATCGTCCTGCCATTCAACGCGATGCGCTTCATCCAGGGCACGTGGATGCACGGCGAGACGCTCTGCACACTGATAACGTTTATGCAATACGGCAGTGTCGGCGTGTCGCTGCTTTGCATCACGATGATCAGCATAAACCG CTACATTATGATCGCACACTACAGCATCTACCCGAAGGTGTACAAGACGTCCTGGATTATGGTGATGATCGTTGCCTGCTGGCTGTTTTCCTACGGCTTCCAACTGCCAACGCTTTTCGGTGTTTGGG GAAAATTCGGTTACAACCACCAACTCGGTACCTGCTCGATTCTGCCGGACGACGAGGGACGCAGCAGCAAGACGGCCATGTTCATCATTGCCTTTATCATTCCGTGTATGATTATCGTGATATGCTACAGTCGCATCTTTTGCGTCGTGCACAA ATCGGACAAGCGGATGAAGAACCATTCCAAATCACAGTGCAACATTCCAAACAATCTGCGATCGGCGGCCGATCCGGCCTCGCCCCTGTCGGCCGGCAGTTCCAGCTCGGCCAACAACAACTCCATCAGCTACACGGCCAGCTCGTCGGCGGTGAAGGTCGCGGGCGCCGCACGGACCGCAGCGGACGCGCGGGACGCAAAGGCCCGGCGCAACGAGTGGCGCATCACCAAGATGGTGCTGGCGATCTTTCTGTCGTTCGTCATGTGCTACCTGCCGATCACGATATCGAAAATCGTCGACAAGAATGTCTCGGTGCCGG TGCTGCACATCATCGGCTACATTATGCTGTACCTTTCGGCGTGCATCAATCCGATCATTTACGTGATCATGAACAAGCAGTACCGGCAGGCGTACAAGACCGTGATCTTCTGCAAACCGTCACGCCTGCTTGGCTTCGGTGGTAGCAGTGTTGGAG ATTCGCCGCACCCACAACATTTAGTCGCCATTCAAGATAGTTAG
- the LOC120894962 gene encoding G-protein coupled receptor moody-like isoform X1 produces the protein MDELINGTLQRLPFDDGGRWSNVTSVLPTIDTASAGEETDFPDETSRFSRPLLTFAAVATITIMVTGIVGNLLTIVALLRCPKVRNVAAAFIISLCIADCLFCIIVLPFNAMRFIQGTWMHGETLCTLITFMQYGSVGVSLLCITMISINRYIMIAHYSIYPKVYKTSWIMVMIVACWLFSYGFQLPTLFGVWGKFGYNHQLGTCSILPDDEGRSSKTAMFIIAFIIPCMIIVICYSRIFCVVHKSDKRMKNHSKSQCNIPNNLRSAADPASPLSAGSSSSANNNSISYTASSSAVKVAGAARTAADARDAKARRNEWRITKMVLAIFLSFVMCYLPITISKIVDKNVSVPVLHIIGYIMLYLSACINPIIYVIMNKQYRQAYKTVIFCKPSRLLGFGGSSVGEKWKDIGYSYNHSRTMVSQVSIAEPESPPSSRLRQDSPHPQHLVAIQDS, from the exons ATGGATGAACTCATCAACGGAACGCTCCAGCGTCTACCATTCGATGACGGGGGACGATGGAGCAACGTTACTTCCGTTCTGCCAACGATCGACACGGCGTCGGCCGGGGAGGAGACCGACTTCCCGGACGAAACCAGCAG ATTTTCCCGCCCATTGCTAACGTTTGCTGCCGTCGCGACGATCACAATTATGGTCACAGGAATTGTGGGCAATTTGCTTACGATTGTCGCACTGCTCAGATGTCCCAAGGTGCGAAATGTGGCGGCCGCCTTCATTATCAG CCTGTGCATAGCGGATTGTCTGTTTTGCATCATCGTCCTGCCATTCAACGCGATGCGCTTCATCCAGGGCACGTGGATGCACGGCGAGACGCTCTGCACACTGATAACGTTTATGCAATACGGCAGTGTCGGCGTGTCGCTGCTTTGCATCACGATGATCAGCATAAACCG CTACATTATGATCGCACACTACAGCATCTACCCGAAGGTGTACAAGACGTCCTGGATTATGGTGATGATCGTTGCCTGCTGGCTGTTTTCCTACGGCTTCCAACTGCCAACGCTTTTCGGTGTTTGGG GAAAATTCGGTTACAACCACCAACTCGGTACCTGCTCGATTCTGCCGGACGACGAGGGACGCAGCAGCAAGACGGCCATGTTCATCATTGCCTTTATCATTCCGTGTATGATTATCGTGATATGCTACAGTCGCATCTTTTGCGTCGTGCACAA ATCGGACAAGCGGATGAAGAACCATTCCAAATCACAGTGCAACATTCCAAACAATCTGCGATCGGCGGCCGATCCGGCCTCGCCCCTGTCGGCCGGCAGTTCCAGCTCGGCCAACAACAACTCCATCAGCTACACGGCCAGCTCGTCGGCGGTGAAGGTCGCGGGCGCCGCACGGACCGCAGCGGACGCGCGGGACGCAAAGGCCCGGCGCAACGAGTGGCGCATCACCAAGATGGTGCTGGCGATCTTTCTGTCGTTCGTCATGTGCTACCTGCCGATCACGATATCGAAAATCGTCGACAAGAATGTCTCGGTGCCGG TGCTGCACATCATCGGCTACATTATGCTGTACCTTTCGGCGTGCATCAATCCGATCATTTACGTGATCATGAACAAGCAGTACCGGCAGGCGTACAAGACCGTGATCTTCTGCAAACCGTCACGCCTGCTTGGCTTCGGTGGTAGCAGTGTTGGAG AGAAATGGAAAGACATCGGGTACAGCTACAACCACAGTCGTACCATGGTGTCCCAAGTTTCAATAGCCGAACCAGAGTCGCCCCCATCCAGCCGACTACGCCAAG ATTCGCCGCACCCACAACATTTAGTCGCCATTCAAGATAGTTAG
- the LOC120894959 gene encoding uncharacterized protein LOC120894959, which produces MEQFSHDLTLALEETSRTTTSKVRWGVRRRTRSTGNLPCAPQPTEDSSSSPTDPPACNVVMNQADSPYLSGSNNIVQSDSDDRHSVAFTFKLRQTPLSGNFESDSLNENFSPARPNMRRKRKYKRMAVEYETTPSTPHIVGNPLFPVAGTVKKRVFKHSACPESFRSTMFFCGKRKRGQRDRGGLDYDFCKQHSSSVPRQREFFGPKGSSYSEYKSRNRAASFSASMMKCERILPLNKTVVSKIERISADRDRERSALLEASRSSGIVAPSAPVPVPTGGEFNFSIPLQQQQPVLLPGAIQQPAMPILPLIGSQGHGGEGLSAAAPHQIATVSTNAVQSVPQNQPTLGGVTPLVLPGEALNPLLHPFGMSSAPPTTIAPAIAPTAPGQIGPLTQVPTKPLLINPFGGGTVVIENPLNIQRSFSETVATVTGPGTVQSIPEPMKAAVVTKAKGSYPKEKHRHRKSKYIRKKQMLMMAGGPEGQGQLMDCGGQDFLSSSSLSSSDSEAVLANETDHEGDDELTDWPGNEAMITFASKHDFRKAYHGNRAPGLAGASSSALTRACLLPHVDRQDEPDDDTLMSADELLTAASVPGAASEITMQPVGSVVSVDAIGLSGIEPSLALPIGADLAGINTPFLVNNIAPGLPLANEIREIRAGCRRIREERPGFSIISSVNELLSRFLQDDQQRELTLHDVDKAEHDKLQDLCKLYSLNAQQLSENGSVVMLSKTSNTMQSVRIDQSNLPKRLGDFKRRCYGNAEALQFHDGATS; this is translated from the exons ATGGAACAGTTTTCGCACGATCTGACGTTGGCGCTGGAGGAAACGTCTCGCACCACCACGAGCAAGGTGCGGTGGGGTGTGCGCCGCCGGACACGATCAACGGGAAATTTGC CTTGTGCACCACAGCCAACGGAGGATAGTTCCAGCAGCCCGACCGATCCACCGGCCTGCAATGTAGTGATGAACCAGGCGGACTCACCCTACCTGAgtggcagcaacaacatcgtcCAGAGCGATTCCGATGATCGACATTCCGTGGCGTTTACGTTCAAGTTGCGCCAAACGCCACTCTCGGGAAACTTTGAATCCGACTCACTGAACGAAAACTTCAGTCCTGCTAG ACCCAACATGCGCCGGAAGCGGAAGTACAAACGAATGGCCGTCGAGTATGAGACGACACCGTCCACACCGCACATCGTGGGCAATCCACTGTTCCCGGTCGCTGGCACGGTGAAGAAGCGCGTGTTCAAACACTCGGCGTGCCCGGAAAGTTTTAG GAGCACCATGTTTTTCTGTGGCAAGCGGAAGCGCGGTCAGCGTGACCGGGGTGGGCTGGATTACGACTTCTGCAAGCAGCATTCCAGCAGCGTACCGAGGCAGCGGGAGTTTTTCGGCCCGAAAGGTTCGTCGTACAGCGAGTACAAGAGCCGCAACAGGGCCGCATCCTTTTCGGCCAGCATGATGAAGTGCGAACGGATACTGCCCCTGAACAAGACAGTCGTCTCGAAGATTGAGCGAATTTCGGCCGACAGAGATCGCGAACGGTCGGCACTGTTGGAGGCTTCGCGATCGTCCGGCATCGTTGCGCCCTCGGCGCCAGTTCCCGTACCGACCGGGGGAGAGTTTAACTTCTCGAttccgctgcagcagcagcagccagttCTGCTACCGGGAGCTATTCAGCAGCCGGCAATGCCAATACTGCCACTGATCGGAAGTCAAGGTCATGGTGGAGAGGGactatctgctgctgctccgcaTCAAATTGCGACGGTCAGCACGAATGCTGTCCAGAGCGTTCCGCAAAATCAACCGACGTTGGGAGGGGTAACACCGTTGGTTCTACCTGGGGAAGCTTTGAATCCCCTGCTGCATCCGTTCGGTATGTCATCAGCGCCACCCACTACTATAGCGCCCGCTATAGCCCCAACAGCTCCGGGCCAGATCGGTCCACTGACCCAAGTGCCGACCAAACCGTTGCTAATCAATCCGTTCGGTGGTGGTACGGTGGTGATCGAGAATCCGCTCAACATTCAGCGATCGTTTTCGGAAACGGTGGCTACCGTCACCGGGCCCGGCACTGTCCAATCCATCCCGGAGCCGATGAAGGCAGCCGTAGTAACAAAGGCGAAGGGAAGCTACCCGAAGGAAAAGCATCGCCATCGCAAATCGAAGTACATCCGCAAGAAGCAGATGCTGATGATGGCCGGCGGTCCGGAAGGGCAGGGACAGCTGATGGATTGCGGAGGGCAGGATTTCCTGAGCTCCAGCTCGCTCAGCTCGAGCGATTCGGAAGCGGTGCTGGCGAACGAGACGGACCACGAGGGTGACGACGAGCTAACCGATTGGCCCGGCAACGAGGCAATGATTACGTTCGCTTCGAAGCACGACTTCCGCAAGGCGTACCACGGCAATCGAGCGCCCGGCCTGGCAGGAGCATCCTCTTCCGCGCTCACTCGGGCTTGTCTGCTGCCCCATGTCGATCGGCAGGACGAGCCGGACGACGATACGCTCATGTCGGCCGATGAGCTACTGACGGCGGCAAGCGTCCCTGGTGCGGCAAGCGAAATAACGATGCAACCGGTGGGTAGTGTGGTGTCGGTCGATGCCATCGGTTTGAGCGGTATCGAGCCAAGCTTGGCGCTACCCATCGGGGCTGATTTGGCCGGCATTAATACACCCTTTCTAGTCAATAACATTGCGCCCGGGCTGCCGTTAGCGAACGAAATACGGGAGATCCGTGCCGGGTGTAGAAGAATTCGCGAAGAACGGCCGGGGTTTTCCATCATATCGAGCGTGAATGAGCTGCTATCAAG GTTTCTTCAGGATGATCAGCAGCGCGAGCTGACCCTGCACGATGTGGACAAAGCGGAGCACGACAAGCTGCAGGATCTGTGCAAGCTCTACTCGCTGAATGCACAGCAGCTGAGCGAAAATGGCAGTGTGGTGATGCTGAGCAAAACCAG CAACACGATGCAATCGGTACGGATCGATCAGTCCAACTTACCGAAACGGCTTGGAGATTTCAAACGGCGCTGCTACGGCAATGCGGAAGCGCTACAATTTCACGACGGTGCTACCAGCTAA
- the LOC120894963 gene encoding regucalcin-like isoform X1 — protein sequence MLSTSSNRKIKRSSSSSSSSSLSGSLQCLQLIAISVLLWCSASSSLAQAQRVKMASSDSSYQVVKLPGPRTKLGEGPVWDIDTQSLYYVDIDTPAVLRYDYGENRTYSAQLAGANSISFIALVAGQPEHFVVGENNRVTLIRWDGRSEAASHVRVLADLGPSQSHVRFNDGKIDPAGRLYAGTMQLESLGDLFAQKEGQLFRYTNGTLVVQKQNVSISNGLTWDEPFNPLRMYYIDSAALNVKAFDVDANGDLKNETLFYDLRVNGAHPGYVPDGMTSDADGNLYVATWGGSKVMKIDKGSQKLVLEIKIPAEQVTSVAFGGPQMDELFVTTSSNGDKPAPAGELFKVTGLGVKGKPMHKMVL from the exons ATGTTGTCAACATCGTCAAACAGGAAGATcaaacgatcatcatcatcatcatcatcgtcatcattatCGGGTTCATTGCAATGCCTGCAATTGATTGCAATCAGTGTTTTGCTTTGGTGTAGTGCGTCCAGTAGCCTCGCCCAAGCACAGAGAGTGAAG ATGGCCAGCAGTGATAGCAGTTATCAGGTGGTGAAGCTCCCAGGTCCACGGACGAAGCTAGGCGAGGGTCCAGTGTGGGACATCGACACCCAAAGCCTTTACTATGTGGACATCGACACACCGGCCGTCCTGCGCTACGACTATGGCGAAAATCGTACCTACAGCGCCCAGCTAG CGGGTGCAAACTCCATCTCCTTCATTGCTCTCGTCGCGGGACAGCCGGAACATTTCGTGGTTGGTGAGAACAACCGAGTGACGCTGATCCGTTGGGACGGTCGCTCCGAGGCGGCAAGTCACGTCCGTGTGCTGGCCGATTTGGGCCCCAGCCAGAGCCACGTTCGGTTCAACGATGGCAAGATCGATCCGGCCGGCCGTTTGTACGCGGGCACGATGCAGCTAGAATCGCTGGGCGATCTGTTCGCCCAGAAGGAGGGCCAGCTGTTCCGGTACACCAATGGGACGTTGGTGGTGCAGAAGCAGAATGTCAGTATCTCGAACGGGTTGACCTGGGACGAACCGTTCAACCCGCTGCGCATGTACTACATCGATTCGGCCGCGCTGAATGTGAAAGCGTTCGATGTGGATGCGAACGGTGATCTGAAGAATGAGACGTTGTTTTACGACCTGCGCGTCAATGGCGCACATCCGGGGTACGTTCCGGACGGAATGACGAGCGATGCGGACGGTAATCTGTACGTTGCGACTTGGGGCGGTTCGAAGGTTATGAAGATTGATAAGGG ATCGCAGAAACTGGTGCTGGAAATTAAGATTCCTGCTGAGCAGGTAACATCGGTAGCCTTTGGTGGTCCGCAGATGGATGAGCTGTTTGTAACGACGTCTTCCAACGGGGACAAGCCTGCACCGGCCGGCGAGCTGTTCAAAGTGACCGGTTTGGGCGTCAAGGGAAAGCCGATGCATAAGATGGTGCTGTGA
- the LOC120894963 gene encoding regucalcin-like isoform X2, which produces MASSDSSYQVVKLPGPRTKLGEGPVWDIDTQSLYYVDIDTPAVLRYDYGENRTYSAQLAGANSISFIALVAGQPEHFVVGENNRVTLIRWDGRSEAASHVRVLADLGPSQSHVRFNDGKIDPAGRLYAGTMQLESLGDLFAQKEGQLFRYTNGTLVVQKQNVSISNGLTWDEPFNPLRMYYIDSAALNVKAFDVDANGDLKNETLFYDLRVNGAHPGYVPDGMTSDADGNLYVATWGGSKVMKIDKGSQKLVLEIKIPAEQVTSVAFGGPQMDELFVTTSSNGDKPAPAGELFKVTGLGVKGKPMHKMVL; this is translated from the exons ATGGCCAGCAGTGATAGCAGTTATCAGGTGGTGAAGCTCCCAGGTCCACGGACGAAGCTAGGCGAGGGTCCAGTGTGGGACATCGACACCCAAAGCCTTTACTATGTGGACATCGACACACCGGCCGTCCTGCGCTACGACTATGGCGAAAATCGTACCTACAGCGCCCAGCTAG CGGGTGCAAACTCCATCTCCTTCATTGCTCTCGTCGCGGGACAGCCGGAACATTTCGTGGTTGGTGAGAACAACCGAGTGACGCTGATCCGTTGGGACGGTCGCTCCGAGGCGGCAAGTCACGTCCGTGTGCTGGCCGATTTGGGCCCCAGCCAGAGCCACGTTCGGTTCAACGATGGCAAGATCGATCCGGCCGGCCGTTTGTACGCGGGCACGATGCAGCTAGAATCGCTGGGCGATCTGTTCGCCCAGAAGGAGGGCCAGCTGTTCCGGTACACCAATGGGACGTTGGTGGTGCAGAAGCAGAATGTCAGTATCTCGAACGGGTTGACCTGGGACGAACCGTTCAACCCGCTGCGCATGTACTACATCGATTCGGCCGCGCTGAATGTGAAAGCGTTCGATGTGGATGCGAACGGTGATCTGAAGAATGAGACGTTGTTTTACGACCTGCGCGTCAATGGCGCACATCCGGGGTACGTTCCGGACGGAATGACGAGCGATGCGGACGGTAATCTGTACGTTGCGACTTGGGGCGGTTCGAAGGTTATGAAGATTGATAAGGG ATCGCAGAAACTGGTGCTGGAAATTAAGATTCCTGCTGAGCAGGTAACATCGGTAGCCTTTGGTGGTCCGCAGATGGATGAGCTGTTTGTAACGACGTCTTCCAACGGGGACAAGCCTGCACCGGCCGGCGAGCTGTTCAAAGTGACCGGTTTGGGCGTCAAGGGAAAGCCGATGCATAAGATGGTGCTGTGA
- the LOC120894970 gene encoding 10 kDa heat shock protein, mitochondrial — translation MSAVKRLLPLLDRVLIQRAEALTKTKGGIVIPEKAQSKVLEGTVVAVGPGARHAQTGEHVPLSVKVGEKVLLPEYGGTKVDLGDSKEYHLFREADILAKME, via the exons ATG TCTGCCGTTAAGCGTCTACTGCCCCTGCTGGACCGCGTGCTGATCCAGCGCGCCGAAGCCCTCACCAAGACGAAGGGTGGCATCGTCATCCCGGAGAAGGCCCAGTCCAAGGTGCTGGAAGGCACGGTCGTTGCGGTTGGGCCCGGTGCCCGCCACGCGCAGACCGGCGAACATGTGCCGCTGTCGGTGAAGGTCGGCGAAaaggtgctgctgccggagtACGGTGGCACCAAGGTTGACCTGGGCGACAGCAAAGAGTACCATCTCTTCCGGGAAGCCGACATTCTGGCCAAGATGGAGTAA